A genome region from Panthera leo isolate Ple1 chromosome A2, P.leo_Ple1_pat1.1, whole genome shotgun sequence includes the following:
- the LOC122214083 gene encoding LOW QUALITY PROTEIN: olfactory receptor-like protein OLF4 (The sequence of the model RefSeq protein was modified relative to this genomic sequence to represent the inferred CDS: deleted 1 base in 1 codon), with translation MEPRNLTAISEFLLLGFSEEPAFQPLIFGLFLSMYLITVFGNLLILLAVSSDSHLHTPMYFFLANLSFVDICFTSTTVPKMLWNIQTQSKVITYEDCITQMYFFLLFAGLDNYILTVMAYDRFLAICHPLHYMVIMNPRLCGLLVLVSWIMSILHSLLQTSVVLRLSFCTDLEIPHFFCEIKQVVQLACSDTFLNDMVMYFGAGLLGGGPLAGILYSYSKIVSSICGISSTQGKYKAFSTCASHLSVVSLFYCTSLGVTLAPLLPRAPTRVPRPR, from the exons ATGGAGCCAAGGAACCTTACAGCcatttcagaatttcttcttctgggattttcAGAGGAACCAGCATTCCAGCCCCTCATATTTGGGCTTTTCCTCTCCATGTACCTGATCACTGTGTTTGGCAACCTGCTCATCCTCCTGGCCGTCAGCTCTGACTCCCACCTCCAcacacccatgtacttcttcctggccaaCCTGTCCTTTGTAGACATCTGCTTCACCTCCACCACCGTCCCGAAGATGCTCTGGAACATCCAGACCCAGAGCAAAGTCATAACCTATGAGGACTGCATCACCCAGATgtattttttcctactctttgcGGGATTGGACAACTACATCCTAActgtgatggcctatgaccgaTTTTTGGCCATCTGTCACCCCCTGCACTACATGGTCATCATGAACCCCCGGCTCTGTGGGCTGCTGGTTCTGGTGTCTTGGATCATGAGTATCCTGCATTCCTTGTTACAAACCTCAGTGGTGCTGCGACTGTCCTTCTGTACAGACTTGGAAATCCCTCACTTCTTCTGTGAAATTAAACAGGTGGTCCAACTTGCCTGTTCTGACACCTTTCTTAATGACATGGTGATGTATTTTGGAGCTGGGTTGCTGGGTGGGGGCCCCCTTGCTGGGATCCTTTACTCTTATTCTAAGATAGTTTCTTCCATATGTGGCATCTCATCAACTCAGGGCAAGTATAAAGCATTTTCCACCTGTGCATCCCACCTTTCTGTGGTCTCCTTATTTTACTGTACAAGCCTAGGTGTG ACCTTAGCTCCGCTGCTACCCAGAGCTCCCACTCGGGTGCCACGGCCTCGGTGA